The following proteins are encoded in a genomic region of Triticum dicoccoides isolate Atlit2015 ecotype Zavitan chromosome 1B, WEW_v2.0, whole genome shotgun sequence:
- the LOC119336045 gene encoding vacuolar protein 8-like isoform X2: MSLHSCPAAAGDAPTGTAEDLLERARGLVPAALDAARAATGFGARWKAIAARLERVPPCLSDLSSHPCFSKNALCRELLQSVAATLAEAAELGVLCREPPKAGKLQMQSDLDALAGKLDLNLRDCALLVKTGVLSDVTVPSPPAEAAAAEASQTDVRELLARLQIGHAEAKHRAVEGLLDALREDEKSVLSALGRGNVAALVQLLTATAPKIREKAATVLCLLAESGSCEGLLVSEGALPPLIRLAESGSLVGREKAVITLQRLSMSPEIARAIVGHSGVRPLIEICQTGDSISQSAAAGALKNLSAVPEVRQALAEEGIARVMISLLDRGVVLGSKEYAAECLQNFTSSNDNLRRAVVSEGALPSLLAYLDGPLPQESAVGALRNLVSAVSPDNLVSLGVLPRLAHVLRDGSVGAQQAAAAAICKISSSPEMKRLVGDHGCMPLLVRLLEAKSNGAREVAAQATATLMSCPANARDVKKDEKSVPNLVQLLDPSPGNTAKKYAISCLLALSASKRCKKLMIAQGAIGYLKKLSEMDVAGAKKLLEKLERGKLRTLFTRK, encoded by the coding sequence ATGAGCTTGCACAGCTGTCCGGCCGCGGCCGGGGACGCGCCGACCGGGACGGCGGAGGACCTGCTCGAGCGGGCGCGGGGCCTGGTGCCGGCGGCGCTggacgcggcgcgcgcggcgacggggtTTGGCGCGCGGTGGAAGGCCATCGCGGCGAGGCTCGAGAGGGTGCCGCCGTGCCTGTCCGACCTGTCCAGCCACCCCTGCTTCTCCAAGAACGCGCTCTGCCGGGAGCTGTTGCAGTCCGTTGCTGCCACCCTCGCCGAGGCCGCCGAGCTCGGCGTGCTCTGCCGCGAGCCGCCCAAGGCTGGCAAGCTGCAGATGCAGAGCGACCTGGACGCTCTCGCCGGGAAGCTGGACCTCAACCTCCGGGACTGCGCGCTGCTTGTCAAGACCGGCGTGCTGTCAGATGTGACGGTTCCGTCTCCTCCggctgaggcggcggcggcagaagCCTCGCAGACGGACGTGCGGGAGCTACTCGCTAGGCTGCAAATCGGGCACGCCGAGGCGAAGCACCGGGctgtggaggggctccttgatgcgCTGCGCGAGGACGAGAAGAGTGTGCTGTCGGCGCTCGGCCGTGGCAACGTGGCCGCGCTGGTGCAGTTGCTGACGGCGACGGCGCCCAAGATCAGGGAGAAGGCAGCCACCGTGCTCTGCTTGCTTGCCGAGTCCGGAAGCTGCGAGGGCTTACTGGTGTCGGAGGGCGCGCTGCCGCCGCTCATCCGGCTGGCAGAGTCCGGCAGCCTTGTTGGCCGGGAGAAGGCCGTCATCACGCTGCAGCGTCTGTCCATGTCACCCGAGATTGCCCGCGCCATCGTCGGGCACAGCGGCGTCCGTCCACTCATCGAAATCTGCCAGACAGGGGACTCCATCTCGCAATCCGCGGCGGCGGGCGCGCTCAAGAACCTCTCCGCGGTGCCGGAGGTCCGGCAAGCGCTGGCCGAGGAAGGCATCGCGCGCGTCATGATCAGCCTGCTCGACCGCGGCGTCGTGCTGGGTTCCAAGGAGTACGCGGCGGAGTGCCTGCAGAACTTCACGTCGAGCAACGACAACCTGCGGCGCGCCGTGGTGTCCGAGGGCGCGCTGCCCAGCCTGCTCGCTTACCTCGACGGTCCGCTGCCGCAGGAGTCCGCCGTGGGCGCACTCCGCAACCTCGTGTCCGCCGTCTCGCCGGACAACCTCGTGTCGCTCGGCGTGCTCCCGCGGCTCGCGCACGTGCTCCGCGACGGCTCCGTGGGCGCGCAGCAGGCAGCCGCGGCGGCCATCTGCAAGATCTCCAGCTCCCCGGAGATGAAGCGGCTGGTGGGCGACCACGGGTGCATGCCGCTGCTGGTGCGGCTGCTGGAGGCCAAGTCGAACGGCGCGCGGGAGGTGGCGGCGCAGGCGACGGCGACGCTGATGAGCTGCCCGGCGAACGCGAGGGACGTGAAGAAGGACGAGAAGAGCGTGCCGAACCTGGTGCAGCTGCTGGACCCGAGCCCGGGGAACACGGCCAAGAAGTACGCCATCTCCTGCCTCCTGGCGCTGTCGGCGAGCAAGCGGTGCAAGAAGCTGATGATCGCGCAGGGCGCCATTGGGTACCTGAAGAAGCTCTCCGAGATGGACGTGGCCGGCGCCAAGAAGCTGCTCGAGAAGCTGGAGCGTGGCAAGCTGCGCACCCTATTCACTAGGAAGTAA
- the LOC119336045 gene encoding vacuolar protein 8-like isoform X1, giving the protein MIGISIVAAAAAAVLALVGFFALAVGVGRRDGAAASGGASSGSEWTGGRDHKARCCNWCDQEMSLHSCPAAAGDAPTGTAEDLLERARGLVPAALDAARAATGFGARWKAIAARLERVPPCLSDLSSHPCFSKNALCRELLQSVAATLAEAAELGVLCREPPKAGKLQMQSDLDALAGKLDLNLRDCALLVKTGVLSDVTVPSPPAEAAAAEASQTDVRELLARLQIGHAEAKHRAVEGLLDALREDEKSVLSALGRGNVAALVQLLTATAPKIREKAATVLCLLAESGSCEGLLVSEGALPPLIRLAESGSLVGREKAVITLQRLSMSPEIARAIVGHSGVRPLIEICQTGDSISQSAAAGALKNLSAVPEVRQALAEEGIARVMISLLDRGVVLGSKEYAAECLQNFTSSNDNLRRAVVSEGALPSLLAYLDGPLPQESAVGALRNLVSAVSPDNLVSLGVLPRLAHVLRDGSVGAQQAAAAAICKISSSPEMKRLVGDHGCMPLLVRLLEAKSNGAREVAAQATATLMSCPANARDVKKDEKSVPNLVQLLDPSPGNTAKKYAISCLLALSASKRCKKLMIAQGAIGYLKKLSEMDVAGAKKLLEKLERGKLRTLFTRK; this is encoded by the coding sequence ATCACAAGGCGCGGTGTTGTAACTGGTGCGACCAGGAAATGAGCTTGCACAGCTGTCCGGCCGCGGCCGGGGACGCGCCGACCGGGACGGCGGAGGACCTGCTCGAGCGGGCGCGGGGCCTGGTGCCGGCGGCGCTggacgcggcgcgcgcggcgacggggtTTGGCGCGCGGTGGAAGGCCATCGCGGCGAGGCTCGAGAGGGTGCCGCCGTGCCTGTCCGACCTGTCCAGCCACCCCTGCTTCTCCAAGAACGCGCTCTGCCGGGAGCTGTTGCAGTCCGTTGCTGCCACCCTCGCCGAGGCCGCCGAGCTCGGCGTGCTCTGCCGCGAGCCGCCCAAGGCTGGCAAGCTGCAGATGCAGAGCGACCTGGACGCTCTCGCCGGGAAGCTGGACCTCAACCTCCGGGACTGCGCGCTGCTTGTCAAGACCGGCGTGCTGTCAGATGTGACGGTTCCGTCTCCTCCggctgaggcggcggcggcagaagCCTCGCAGACGGACGTGCGGGAGCTACTCGCTAGGCTGCAAATCGGGCACGCCGAGGCGAAGCACCGGGctgtggaggggctccttgatgcgCTGCGCGAGGACGAGAAGAGTGTGCTGTCGGCGCTCGGCCGTGGCAACGTGGCCGCGCTGGTGCAGTTGCTGACGGCGACGGCGCCCAAGATCAGGGAGAAGGCAGCCACCGTGCTCTGCTTGCTTGCCGAGTCCGGAAGCTGCGAGGGCTTACTGGTGTCGGAGGGCGCGCTGCCGCCGCTCATCCGGCTGGCAGAGTCCGGCAGCCTTGTTGGCCGGGAGAAGGCCGTCATCACGCTGCAGCGTCTGTCCATGTCACCCGAGATTGCCCGCGCCATCGTCGGGCACAGCGGCGTCCGTCCACTCATCGAAATCTGCCAGACAGGGGACTCCATCTCGCAATCCGCGGCGGCGGGCGCGCTCAAGAACCTCTCCGCGGTGCCGGAGGTCCGGCAAGCGCTGGCCGAGGAAGGCATCGCGCGCGTCATGATCAGCCTGCTCGACCGCGGCGTCGTGCTGGGTTCCAAGGAGTACGCGGCGGAGTGCCTGCAGAACTTCACGTCGAGCAACGACAACCTGCGGCGCGCCGTGGTGTCCGAGGGCGCGCTGCCCAGCCTGCTCGCTTACCTCGACGGTCCGCTGCCGCAGGAGTCCGCCGTGGGCGCACTCCGCAACCTCGTGTCCGCCGTCTCGCCGGACAACCTCGTGTCGCTCGGCGTGCTCCCGCGGCTCGCGCACGTGCTCCGCGACGGCTCCGTGGGCGCGCAGCAGGCAGCCGCGGCGGCCATCTGCAAGATCTCCAGCTCCCCGGAGATGAAGCGGCTGGTGGGCGACCACGGGTGCATGCCGCTGCTGGTGCGGCTGCTGGAGGCCAAGTCGAACGGCGCGCGGGAGGTGGCGGCGCAGGCGACGGCGACGCTGATGAGCTGCCCGGCGAACGCGAGGGACGTGAAGAAGGACGAGAAGAGCGTGCCGAACCTGGTGCAGCTGCTGGACCCGAGCCCGGGGAACACGGCCAAGAAGTACGCCATCTCCTGCCTCCTGGCGCTGTCGGCGAGCAAGCGGTGCAAGAAGCTGATGATCGCGCAGGGCGCCATTGGGTACCTGAAGAAGCTCTCCGAGATGGACGTGGCCGGCGCCAAGAAGCTGCTCGAGAAGCTGGAGCGTGGCAAGCTGCGCACCCTATTCACTAGGAAGTAA